In Lysobacter luteus, a single window of DNA contains:
- a CDS encoding YqaJ viral recombinase family nuclease, with translation MDTRTLDREQWLEVRKGGIGSSDAAAAVGLCPYKSQLELWMEKTGRAAANGEEPGMDSPMFWGTLLEPYVAVAYQQKTDHKVRKVNAVLQHPTFNFMLANIDREVVGCPEVQILECKTAGEFGSRLWRDGVPEYVQLQVQHQLAVTGKAAADVAVLLCGQKMEVHRIDRDDEVISRLVVLETRFWNYVETDTPPPADGSESAARTLRQLYAGNSTTLDFSQDATLCQAFTSLAVLRAELDEQEAQAERLKQTIQQAMGDASRALFAEGEVTFKRSKDGISLDAKKLAADHPELVARYSVARSGSRRFVLRASNN, from the coding sequence GTGGATACCCGCACGCTCGATCGCGAGCAGTGGCTGGAAGTGCGAAAGGGCGGGATCGGCAGCTCAGACGCTGCCGCGGCAGTCGGGTTGTGTCCGTACAAGAGCCAGCTGGAACTGTGGATGGAAAAGACGGGGCGTGCAGCTGCAAACGGAGAAGAGCCTGGCATGGATAGCCCGATGTTCTGGGGAACGCTTCTCGAACCCTACGTTGCGGTGGCGTACCAACAGAAGACGGATCACAAGGTGCGGAAGGTCAACGCCGTACTTCAGCACCCGACGTTCAACTTCATGCTGGCCAACATTGACCGCGAGGTCGTGGGTTGCCCGGAGGTGCAGATCTTGGAGTGCAAGACGGCCGGTGAGTTCGGCTCGCGCCTATGGCGTGACGGCGTGCCTGAGTACGTCCAGCTCCAAGTCCAGCACCAACTGGCGGTGACGGGCAAGGCAGCGGCCGACGTTGCTGTCTTGCTCTGCGGCCAGAAGATGGAGGTGCATCGCATCGATCGCGATGACGAGGTCATCTCACGATTGGTGGTGCTGGAAACCCGTTTCTGGAATTACGTCGAAACCGATACCCCGCCACCTGCGGATGGCAGTGAATCGGCTGCTCGTACGCTGCGCCAGCTCTACGCCGGTAACAGCACCACGCTGGACTTCAGCCAGGACGCCACCTTGTGCCAAGCCTTCACTTCGCTGGCGGTGCTCAGGGCCGAGCTGGACGAACAGGAAGCGCAGGCCGAGCGTCTCAAACAGACGATCCAGCAGGCCATGGGCGATGCCTCACGGGCGTTGTTCGCCGAGGGCGAAGTGACCTTCAAACGATCGAAGGATGGAATCAGCTTGGACGCCAAGAAGCTGGCTGCCGACCACCCCGAACTGGTTGCGCGATACAGCGTGGCCCGATCCGGGTCGCGTCGATTTGTATTGCGCGCCTCCAACAACTGA
- a CDS encoding MobA/MobL family protein has translation MASYRVEVKSGKKGTCVEHSRYDARIGQKYSDKEDLLAFEFGNMPDWCTDHPLSFWKHADRHERKNAAAYREWIISLPNEFDDEQNTMLGRKVAKAVAGTRPWQMALHGPEGELSGNPNPHIHVMISDRAPDGVCRPPKQYFSRYNPAHPERGGCRKLSGGKTRQQMRDDLITTREEIAALQNEALAEAGWDVRVDHRSLREQGIDRAPGVHLGPARIKRMTREERREYTASRRKSRLVDGEPPVL, from the coding sequence ATGGCCAGCTATCGCGTTGAAGTAAAGAGTGGAAAGAAAGGTACCTGTGTCGAACACAGCCGCTACGACGCTCGCATAGGACAGAAGTACTCGGACAAGGAAGACCTACTCGCGTTCGAGTTCGGCAACATGCCCGATTGGTGCACAGACCATCCGCTCTCCTTCTGGAAGCATGCGGACAGGCACGAGCGCAAGAACGCAGCAGCCTATCGCGAATGGATCATATCCCTCCCGAACGAATTCGATGACGAGCAGAACACGATGTTGGGCCGGAAGGTTGCGAAGGCCGTTGCCGGAACTCGCCCTTGGCAGATGGCACTGCACGGTCCTGAAGGCGAGCTTTCGGGAAACCCTAACCCACACATCCACGTAATGATCTCGGACCGCGCACCCGACGGCGTCTGTCGCCCGCCCAAGCAGTACTTCTCGCGATACAACCCAGCGCACCCCGAACGAGGAGGATGCAGGAAGCTCAGCGGGGGCAAGACGCGTCAGCAAATGCGTGACGACCTGATCACAACCCGCGAGGAGATCGCCGCTCTTCAGAACGAAGCACTGGCCGAAGCCGGATGGGACGTTCGCGTCGATCACCGGAGCCTCCGAGAACAAGGAATCGATCGAGCCCCGGGAGTCCACCTGGGACCGGCACGGATCAAGAGAATGACGAGAGAGGAACGGCGGGAGTACACCGCGAGCAGGCGAAAGAGCCGCCTGGTCGACGGTGAGCCTCCAGTTCTGTAG
- a CDS encoding competence protein CoiA family protein, which produces MNERKVPFGLREGVLHYVSEVDTGLACNCTCPDPACAKPLIARNLPSPTRKRAPYFAHASQTPGCGGRESALHRMGKEIVECATQLRLPGWSALDGELSFSTVPATLAPGSAQEVVLREGQMRPDVKVIALTGQALLQALYVEIKVSHAVDWSKRERVMAQGLNMMEIDLADVSDEDLQDKATFAHHVLERADNRHWIHIASAPFLSRMLGHSVIRVVNQECREKRVPTQKGNQLVLREQAMWRHEPAEDDPKPFFGELASYMKGDQRVDCFGNHLPYRKGLYVVAYVPGRGSYYDDTRFKTQLRPIVQDVPWNAQKPLL; this is translated from the coding sequence ATGAACGAACGGAAGGTTCCCTTTGGCCTGAGAGAAGGCGTGCTGCACTATGTTTCCGAGGTGGATACAGGGCTGGCATGCAACTGCACTTGCCCAGATCCTGCGTGCGCCAAGCCGCTGATCGCCCGCAACCTTCCCTCACCGACGCGTAAGCGTGCGCCTTACTTCGCCCACGCCTCGCAGACCCCCGGGTGCGGAGGACGCGAGAGCGCACTTCACCGCATGGGTAAGGAGATTGTCGAGTGCGCGACGCAACTTAGACTGCCAGGTTGGTCGGCACTGGACGGTGAGCTTTCTTTTTCTACGGTTCCCGCGACCTTGGCGCCCGGTAGCGCTCAGGAAGTGGTGCTGCGTGAAGGTCAAATGCGCCCTGATGTCAAAGTCATCGCGCTCACCGGCCAAGCCCTACTTCAAGCGCTTTACGTCGAAATTAAAGTTTCACACGCGGTGGACTGGTCCAAGCGCGAACGTGTGATGGCCCAAGGGCTGAACATGATGGAGATTGATCTCGCCGATGTCTCTGATGAAGACCTGCAAGACAAAGCGACATTCGCCCACCACGTCTTGGAGCGCGCCGACAACCGCCATTGGATTCATATCGCAAGCGCTCCGTTCCTGTCGAGGATGTTGGGGCACAGCGTCATACGAGTCGTCAATCAGGAGTGCCGGGAGAAGCGCGTTCCGACACAGAAGGGAAATCAGCTAGTTTTGCGGGAGCAGGCGATGTGGCGACATGAACCCGCGGAAGATGATCCAAAACCGTTCTTTGGGGAATTGGCCAGCTACATGAAGGGCGACCAGCGGGTTGACTGCTTCGGCAATCACCTGCCGTATCGGAAAGGTCTTTATGTGGTCGCGTACGTCCCGGGGCGCGGCTCCTACTACGACGACACGCGCTTTAAGACGCAGCTGCGCCCCATAGTTCAAGATGTGCCTTGGAATGCGCAAAAGCCGCTACTTTGA
- a CDS encoding JAB domain-containing protein — protein MGRDDEAGGVMDDRSRVRESARVASPQEAARVREDRTIARALGILERRASEAGLSLGDVATCGAFFRLRLGSERREHFEVAFLDTKHRLIAVERLFSGSVDGAEIHPRIVVQRALALNAVAVLVAHNHPSGHSEPSAADRAVTARLKSVLGLVDIRLLDHFVITAGEVVSMAARGLV, from the coding sequence ATGGGACGAGATGATGAAGCTGGTGGCGTGATGGACGACCGGTCGCGCGTGCGTGAGTCGGCCCGGGTCGCGTCCCCCCAGGAGGCTGCCCGGGTCCGGGAGGATCGGACCATCGCCCGGGCTTTGGGCATCCTCGAACGAAGGGCTTCTGAAGCGGGCCTATCGCTGGGCGATGTCGCCACCTGCGGGGCGTTCTTCCGGTTACGTTTGGGCAGCGAACGCCGGGAGCACTTCGAGGTTGCGTTCCTCGATACCAAGCATCGGCTCATCGCGGTGGAGCGGTTGTTCTCTGGATCGGTGGATGGAGCGGAGATCCATCCGCGCATCGTGGTCCAGCGGGCGTTGGCCCTGAATGCGGTTGCGGTGCTGGTGGCCCACAACCATCCCAGCGGCCATAGCGAGCCGTCGGCCGCCGATCGGGCGGTGACCGCCCGGTTGAAAAGTGTCTTGGGGCTGGTGGATATCCGGCTATTGGACCACTTCGTAATCACCGCTGGAGAGGTGGTCTCGATGGCGGCCCGCGGGCTGGTGTAG
- a CDS encoding ATP-binding protein — MTGITARENVLDPNRRIGVISSVFPSRTHVNLGDEAARSGTSLYGHALGTGQVGEFVLVDCESTVAIGRISTLRLIERDRLVVNPSLGDERRVDPIGEIDLLATLDKETGRVSQGIASRPRLGAHVYSPAPNLMSALVADAPSDKASAKARLHLGVVTSLQDATASVTPERLFGRHCAILGATGGGKSFTISKLIEESARHKCKVILIDATGEFYTLGGIARHLALGKPLNGESEVHLPHSALEEQDLYGLFQPSGKVQGPKLREAIYSLRIAHVLMTQTSAPVLALKMALTASGSLQANGLLLKAGLQRKPYDDALNALRHVIEAPDAPFNVRLLAGQIVCECIWPTDFKKAGYYGGGDGNEAYCAPLIARINAVVAGPDLRVIFEPKGPSLLSDIESFLAGDERVLRVSLASVPYGFNAREIVANAIGRRLLMLARAQRFKTAPVTVFLDEAHNFLNRKIGEDDASVRLDAFDQIAKEGRKHWLSICLATQRPRDLPEGVLSQMGAMIVHRLINDRDRDVVERACGEIDRAAVAFLPTLAPGQAAFVGVDFPFPLTVSVDMPSYPPDSRGPDFQAAWGRS, encoded by the coding sequence ATGACCGGGATCACTGCTAGGGAGAACGTACTTGATCCGAATCGCCGTATAGGCGTAATTTCGTCTGTCTTTCCAAGCCGAACTCACGTCAACCTCGGTGACGAAGCCGCTCGTTCTGGAACGTCGCTGTACGGGCATGCGCTCGGAACGGGTCAGGTTGGCGAGTTTGTTCTTGTCGATTGCGAAAGCACGGTTGCCATCGGTCGTATCTCGACCCTCCGCCTCATTGAACGAGACCGCCTCGTGGTCAATCCATCGCTTGGCGATGAAAGGCGAGTTGATCCGATTGGCGAGATCGATTTGCTCGCGACTTTGGACAAGGAGACCGGGCGTGTATCGCAAGGTATCGCTTCTAGACCCCGACTTGGAGCCCATGTTTATTCACCTGCGCCGAATCTCATGTCGGCGCTTGTCGCCGATGCACCTTCTGACAAGGCGAGCGCGAAGGCCAGGCTTCATCTGGGAGTCGTGACATCTCTTCAGGACGCTACTGCATCCGTTACGCCGGAGCGTCTATTTGGCCGACACTGCGCGATTCTTGGCGCCACTGGCGGCGGCAAAAGTTTTACCATCTCGAAATTGATCGAGGAAAGCGCGAGGCACAAATGCAAAGTGATTCTTATTGATGCAACGGGCGAGTTCTATACGTTAGGAGGCATTGCAAGACACTTGGCTCTCGGGAAACCACTAAACGGTGAGAGCGAAGTGCACCTTCCGCACTCAGCTTTAGAGGAACAAGATTTGTACGGCCTGTTCCAGCCCTCTGGGAAAGTACAAGGTCCGAAGCTGCGCGAGGCGATCTATAGCCTGCGCATTGCACACGTACTTATGACACAAACATCCGCGCCGGTGCTGGCGTTAAAGATGGCTTTGACGGCATCCGGTTCGCTTCAAGCCAACGGGTTACTCTTGAAGGCCGGCCTGCAAAGAAAGCCCTACGATGACGCATTGAACGCGTTACGTCACGTGATTGAGGCGCCAGACGCTCCCTTCAATGTGAGGCTTCTTGCCGGACAGATCGTGTGTGAATGCATTTGGCCGACCGACTTCAAGAAGGCGGGTTACTACGGCGGAGGAGATGGAAACGAGGCATACTGCGCACCGCTTATCGCGCGAATTAACGCAGTGGTCGCTGGCCCGGACTTGCGTGTCATATTTGAACCTAAAGGGCCTAGCTTGCTTAGCGACATTGAATCATTCCTGGCGGGCGATGAGCGTGTTCTTCGAGTCTCGCTTGCGTCAGTTCCGTATGGGTTTAATGCAAGAGAAATCGTCGCGAATGCGATTGGCCGTCGACTTCTCATGCTTGCACGTGCTCAACGGTTCAAGACCGCTCCGGTCACAGTGTTCCTGGATGAAGCGCACAACTTCTTGAATAGAAAGATTGGCGAGGACGACGCAAGCGTCCGGCTGGATGCTTTCGATCAGATCGCCAAGGAAGGGCGGAAGCACTGGTTGAGCATTTGTCTCGCTACCCAGCGACCACGCGATTTGCCTGAAGGGGTGCTGAGCCAGATGGGTGCAATGATCGTTCATCGCCTCATCAATGACCGCGATAGGGATGTAGTGGAGCGCGCGTGCGGAGAAATTGATCGGGCAGCAGTTGCCTTTTTGCCAACGTTAGCGCCAGGGCAAGCGGCATTCGTCGGGGTGGACTTTCCATTTCCGTTGACGGTCTCAGTTGATATGCCCAGCTATCCGCCCGACTCCCGTGGCCCAGACTTTCAGGCAGCTTGGGGACGTAGCTGA
- a CDS encoding DUF932 domain-containing protein: MHQVESMAYAGEKPWHGLGTKLQPNQSIDDWKESAGMDWSIQDSEVRYITGQNGIGTINAFPEQKVLYRSDTKAPLAVVSKRFQVVQPGEILEFYRDLTEVGGFELETAGVLREGRKFWALARTGQSVSLKGRDRVDGYLLLATACDGTLATTAQFTSVRVVCNNTLSIALGDNRGAIKVPHRSQFDPNMVKRQLGITVSAWDGFVVRMKALVDRPVDPDSVEGLLRRILTYPGQGGDSTVVNEQAVKAVRSLYDGGGKGALYASSRGTAWGLLNSVTEYVDHHRRARSDDHRRDAAWFGQGAQIKQKTWDEMMKLVA, encoded by the coding sequence ATGCATCAAGTTGAGTCGATGGCCTATGCCGGCGAGAAGCCGTGGCATGGGCTGGGCACCAAGCTCCAACCCAACCAGTCGATCGACGACTGGAAGGAAAGCGCCGGGATGGACTGGTCCATCCAGGACTCCGAAGTGCGCTACATCACCGGCCAAAACGGGATCGGGACCATCAACGCGTTCCCCGAGCAAAAGGTGCTGTACCGATCGGACACCAAAGCACCGCTTGCGGTGGTGTCCAAACGGTTCCAAGTCGTCCAGCCCGGCGAGATCCTTGAGTTCTACCGGGATCTGACCGAAGTCGGTGGCTTCGAACTGGAGACAGCGGGTGTCTTGCGTGAGGGGCGTAAGTTCTGGGCGTTGGCCCGGACCGGCCAAAGTGTGTCCCTGAAGGGGCGCGACCGAGTGGACGGCTATCTGCTCTTGGCCACCGCGTGCGATGGCACGCTTGCCACCACAGCACAGTTCACGTCGGTACGCGTCGTGTGCAACAACACGTTGTCGATCGCACTGGGTGACAACCGTGGCGCGATCAAGGTGCCTCATCGGAGCCAATTCGATCCCAACATGGTCAAGCGGCAGCTTGGTATCACGGTCTCGGCTTGGGACGGTTTTGTCGTCCGGATGAAGGCACTGGTGGATCGCCCGGTGGATCCGGATTCCGTCGAAGGGTTGCTTCGCCGCATTCTCACTTACCCAGGGCAGGGCGGGGACAGCACGGTGGTCAACGAACAGGCGGTCAAGGCCGTGCGCTCGCTCTATGACGGTGGTGGCAAGGGCGCGTTGTATGCCTCCAGCCGAGGTACGGCTTGGGGGTTGCTCAACAGCGTGACCGAGTACGTGGACCACCATCGGCGTGCCCGGAGTGATGACCACCGCCGGGATGCGGCTTGGTTCGGGCAAGGAGCGCAGATCAAGCAGAAAACATGGGACGAGATGATGAAGCTGGTGGCGTGA
- a CDS encoding helix-turn-helix domain-containing protein has translation MSDSSARALFAARLVQARQLRGLSQRALGDRMGLGKDKGSSRINRYEHQVTAIGFDNLDKLAEVLDVPVAYLLADDAAMADAILALSEADESQRDVLATLIPALIQDPTLLSRLVKLLQLPKREQSKALKTLTDKA, from the coding sequence GTGTCCGACTCCTCCGCACGCGCCTTGTTCGCTGCCCGCCTGGTTCAGGCGCGGCAACTGCGTGGACTCAGCCAACGGGCGCTGGGGGATCGCATGGGGTTGGGTAAAGACAAAGGTTCATCGCGCATCAACCGATACGAGCACCAGGTCACCGCCATTGGCTTCGACAACCTGGACAAGCTGGCGGAAGTGCTGGACGTACCCGTCGCTTACCTGTTGGCTGATGATGCAGCCATGGCCGATGCCATCTTGGCGCTGTCCGAGGCCGACGAATCCCAGCGAGATGTACTGGCTACGCTGATCCCTGCTCTGATCCAGGACCCGACCCTGCTGTCCCGGCTCGTGAAACTGTTGCAATTGCCCAAGCGGGAACAGTCCAAGGCGCTAAAGACTCTGACCGACAAGGCCTGA
- a CDS encoding TnsA endonuclease N-terminal domain-containing protein, translating to MAKGAHTAAKKGTSSVAASLDFAFFRFLWQFYQANDGNIRKSYRELTRKFLDFNDPAKNPKAFLRQPQFEALETYVFLKEFLGNAKVEEIFKAWYERSGKFEGRQFGSFRGTAGQEMFQFGDSDELELTSYKSLFDRMRKNSRVYPNYIFALTMGTGKTILMATCIFYEFLLANKFPKDPHFCHNALVFAPDKTVLQSLKEIEGFDLSGVVPPEYVSWMTANLHFHYLEEAGTSLDTMDKSKFNIIVSNTQKIILKRRHKDKNATDKLFGATAQVLTPSTVYDENADLYGFDQPEDEGDLTTNQRFEKLRRLEQIGIYVDEAHHAFGKNLAKDMGVGQKATDTSLRTTIDELAKSLKNTGTHVVACFNYTGTPYVGREVLPEVVYAYGLKEAIHKGFLKQVELHGYTNSRTEEFVDIAIEEFLGQTTDLRPEGMLPKIAFFAATVEELMGELKPAVEAALVKHGIPTSRILVNVGDSKITSNDDIREFNRLDTEGSEKQYILLVNKGREGWNCRSLFGVGLFRQPKSRVFVLQATMRCLRSIGQAQYTGHVFLSDDNLEILNEELQQNFRISTEELQKKDDSKVRVEVKVVPPPVKIKLVRVRKQFLIKEKTLKPGIALGLDRTNTLAWKELTDKYRLLASKQEGLSLDDAAQSGKMDVRDLTHRRQKREFSRLTLVAEVARYLNRSPLEVEGILDSTKEGSDELAAIANEFNELLYDEIIPRLFRLLYELDPSEEKEEHEVELIKIPDKGYYEISAAKDKIIKHDDASLSVETRTKSFHLDTYCFDSGSERQLFWDLLGEKKVKKLYFTGMLTHGQSDFFIQYIDPESHTVRSYYPDFVFQRVEEDGSLKYVIVEVKADNQIDDAVVQAKKEFASQMAVASGMEYHILPSSQADGRKYSALL from the coding sequence ATGGCTAAGGGCGCTCACACGGCTGCCAAGAAGGGCACTTCAAGCGTGGCCGCCTCACTCGATTTCGCCTTCTTCCGCTTCCTGTGGCAGTTCTACCAAGCCAACGACGGCAACATCCGCAAGAGCTACCGCGAGCTGACCCGCAAGTTCCTAGACTTCAACGACCCGGCAAAGAACCCCAAGGCGTTCCTGCGCCAACCGCAGTTCGAAGCACTAGAAACGTACGTGTTCCTGAAGGAGTTCCTGGGTAACGCCAAGGTCGAGGAGATCTTCAAGGCATGGTACGAGCGTAGCGGCAAGTTCGAAGGCCGTCAGTTCGGCTCGTTCCGCGGTACCGCCGGGCAGGAGATGTTCCAATTCGGTGACAGCGACGAGTTGGAGTTGACCTCGTACAAGTCGTTGTTCGACCGGATGCGCAAAAACAGCCGGGTGTACCCCAACTACATCTTCGCGCTGACGATGGGCACGGGCAAAACCATCCTGATGGCGACGTGCATCTTTTACGAGTTCCTGCTTGCAAACAAGTTCCCGAAGGACCCCCACTTCTGCCACAACGCTCTAGTGTTCGCGCCCGACAAGACGGTGCTGCAATCACTGAAGGAAATCGAAGGGTTTGACCTGTCCGGGGTCGTGCCGCCGGAATACGTTTCATGGATGACCGCAAACCTGCATTTCCACTACCTGGAAGAAGCCGGAACGTCGCTGGATACGATGGACAAGTCCAAGTTCAACATCATCGTCTCCAATACCCAGAAAATCATCCTGAAGCGTCGGCATAAGGACAAGAACGCCACCGACAAGCTCTTCGGAGCCACGGCGCAAGTCCTTACCCCCTCGACCGTGTACGACGAGAACGCCGACTTGTACGGCTTCGACCAGCCTGAGGACGAGGGTGACCTGACCACCAATCAGCGCTTCGAGAAGCTACGCCGGCTGGAACAGATTGGCATCTACGTGGACGAAGCTCACCACGCCTTCGGCAAAAATCTGGCCAAGGACATGGGCGTGGGCCAGAAGGCAACCGACACCAGCCTACGCACCACGATCGATGAACTGGCGAAGAGCCTGAAGAACACTGGTACACACGTCGTAGCCTGCTTCAACTACACCGGCACACCCTACGTCGGCCGTGAGGTCCTGCCGGAAGTCGTGTATGCGTACGGACTGAAGGAAGCGATCCACAAGGGCTTCCTCAAGCAGGTTGAGCTCCATGGCTACACCAATAGTCGCACCGAGGAGTTCGTGGATATCGCCATCGAGGAGTTCCTGGGGCAGACCACCGACCTGAGACCGGAAGGCATGCTTCCGAAGATCGCGTTCTTTGCCGCCACGGTGGAAGAACTGATGGGCGAACTGAAGCCCGCCGTAGAAGCGGCCCTCGTCAAGCACGGAATTCCCACATCCCGCATTCTCGTCAACGTGGGCGACAGCAAGATCACCTCCAACGACGACATCCGCGAGTTCAACCGGCTCGATACCGAAGGCTCTGAGAAGCAGTACATTCTGCTGGTAAACAAGGGACGAGAGGGCTGGAACTGTCGCTCGTTGTTCGGCGTAGGCCTGTTCCGTCAGCCGAAATCGCGGGTGTTTGTGCTTCAGGCAACCATGCGGTGCCTCCGCTCCATTGGCCAAGCCCAATACACCGGCCACGTATTCCTTTCCGACGACAACCTTGAAATCCTCAATGAGGAATTGCAGCAGAACTTTCGCATCAGTACGGAGGAGCTACAGAAGAAGGACGACAGCAAAGTACGTGTCGAAGTTAAGGTCGTCCCGCCTCCCGTGAAGATCAAGCTAGTTCGGGTGCGAAAGCAGTTCCTCATCAAGGAGAAGACGCTGAAGCCGGGCATCGCGCTTGGGCTGGACCGAACAAATACGTTGGCCTGGAAAGAGCTGACCGACAAATATCGCCTGCTTGCCAGCAAACAGGAAGGCCTGAGCCTGGATGACGCTGCACAGTCCGGCAAAATGGATGTGCGTGACTTGACTCACCGACGGCAAAAGCGCGAGTTCTCGCGCCTGACACTGGTCGCGGAAGTTGCACGCTACCTCAATCGTAGTCCGCTGGAAGTCGAAGGCATTCTGGACTCTACCAAGGAAGGATCGGATGAGCTGGCGGCCATCGCCAACGAGTTCAACGAGTTGTTGTACGACGAGATCATCCCCCGCTTATTCCGCCTGTTGTATGAACTCGACCCGTCCGAAGAGAAGGAAGAGCACGAGGTTGAGCTCATCAAGATCCCCGACAAGGGCTACTACGAGATCAGCGCGGCAAAGGACAAGATCATCAAGCACGACGACGCATCGCTGTCCGTTGAGACGCGAACCAAGAGTTTCCATCTGGACACTTACTGCTTCGACTCGGGGTCGGAGCGCCAGTTGTTCTGGGATCTGCTCGGGGAGAAGAAGGTGAAGAAGCTCTACTTCACCGGCATGCTGACGCATGGGCAATCCGACTTCTTCATCCAGTACATCGACCCAGAGTCCCACACTGTCCGAAGCTACTACCCAGACTTCGTGTTCCAGCGAGTGGAAGAGGACGGGTCGCTCAAATACGTCATCGTCGAAGTGAAGGCCGACAATCAGATCGATGACGCTGTCGTGCAGGCCAAGAAGGAGTTCGCTAGCCAGATGGCGGTCGCCAGTGGCATGGAGTACCACATCCTACCGTCGTCGCAGGCTGATGGTCGGAAGTACAGCGCCCTGCTTTAG
- a CDS encoding recombination directionality factor gives MLKGLAITPPVVGRISIGRVVERNGKRLPEKDDQFTLTSQVQNRDGWVLHPMDEALRKEAGGKLRSIPVRLVFNDPGLNLRADYSLFDRTTGRPVCVGNGETSRRVGNEGVTQQPCPGPEVCPFASGDCKAYARFNVIVGDGEEDALGSFVLRTTSFNTIRTLAARLQYFSAVSGGRLACMPLELKLRGKSTAMSFRTAIYYVDLVVRMGMTLEQAISQARELDAGRKASGFDQDALDEAARRGFSNGTFEDLIEDVPAVVEEFYPEDRMTDASEPSLRKAATSLGSKLEAKVTRAANG, from the coding sequence ATGTTGAAAGGTTTAGCGATAACCCCGCCCGTCGTCGGTCGAATATCTATCGGTCGTGTGGTCGAACGCAACGGCAAGCGCCTGCCGGAGAAGGATGACCAGTTCACCCTGACCAGCCAAGTGCAGAACCGGGATGGATGGGTGCTGCATCCGATGGATGAAGCGCTTCGCAAGGAGGCGGGCGGCAAGCTCCGGTCGATTCCGGTGCGTCTTGTGTTCAACGACCCGGGACTGAACCTGCGGGCCGACTACTCGCTGTTCGATCGAACGACTGGCCGGCCTGTCTGCGTGGGCAACGGTGAAACCAGCCGACGGGTTGGAAACGAGGGAGTGACCCAGCAACCGTGTCCCGGACCGGAGGTCTGTCCGTTCGCCAGTGGCGACTGCAAAGCCTACGCTCGGTTCAACGTCATAGTGGGTGACGGCGAGGAGGATGCCTTGGGGAGCTTCGTGCTGCGCACCACGTCCTTCAACACTATCCGCACACTGGCGGCGCGATTGCAGTACTTCAGCGCGGTATCGGGTGGGCGGTTGGCCTGCATGCCGTTGGAACTGAAGCTGCGAGGGAAGAGCACGGCAATGAGTTTCCGCACAGCGATCTACTACGTCGATCTGGTGGTGCGCATGGGGATGACGTTGGAACAGGCGATCAGCCAGGCTCGGGAGCTGGACGCGGGCCGCAAGGCCAGCGGCTTTGATCAGGATGCGTTGGACGAGGCGGCTAGGAGAGGGTTTTCAAACGGGACGTTCGAGGACCTGATCGAGGACGTGCCGGCTGTGGTCGAGGAGTTCTACCCCGAGGATCGAATGACAGATGCAAGTGAGCCGTCGCTTCGTAAGGCAGCGACTAGCTTGGGAAGCAAGTTGGAAGCCAAGGTTACTCGCGCGGCGAATGGTTGA